One Methylosinus sp. LW4 genomic region harbors:
- the nuoH gene encoding NADH-quinone oxidoreductase subunit NuoH yields MIDGWLLNLLLIIVKSVVLTVVLLVYLAYAIYIDRKVWAAVQLRRGPNVVGPWGLLQSFADMLKFVLKEPVIPDTANKGVFLLAPFVTAMLAVAAWAVIPVNDGWAVADLNVGILYIFAISSLGVYGIIMGGWASNSKYPFLSALRSAAQMVSYEVSIGFVIITVLLCAGSLNLTEIVRAQDSQYGILGWYWLRLLPMFIIFFISALAETNRPPFDLVEAESELVAGFMIEYSATPYMLFMLGEYVAILTMCALLTILFFGGWLPPVNIAPFTLIPGVIWFVLKVTFFFFFFAMVKAFVPRYRYDQLMRLGWKVFLPISLVMVIVVAGILQFAGSAGAN; encoded by the coding sequence GTGATCGACGGCTGGCTGCTGAACCTTCTCCTGATCATCGTGAAGAGCGTCGTTCTGACGGTCGTTCTGCTGGTCTACCTCGCCTATGCGATCTACATCGACCGCAAGGTCTGGGCCGCCGTGCAGCTGCGCCGCGGACCCAATGTCGTCGGACCCTGGGGCTTGCTCCAGAGCTTCGCCGACATGCTCAAATTCGTGCTCAAGGAGCCGGTGATCCCGGACACGGCCAATAAGGGCGTGTTCCTGCTGGCGCCTTTCGTCACGGCCATGCTCGCCGTCGCCGCCTGGGCCGTCATCCCCGTCAATGACGGCTGGGCGGTCGCCGATCTCAATGTCGGCATTCTCTATATTTTCGCCATCTCCTCGCTCGGCGTCTATGGCATCATCATGGGCGGCTGGGCGTCGAACTCCAAATATCCCTTCCTATCGGCGCTGCGCTCGGCCGCGCAAATGGTGTCCTACGAGGTCTCGATCGGCTTCGTCATCATCACCGTTCTGCTCTGCGCCGGCTCGCTCAATCTCACCGAGATCGTGCGCGCGCAGGATTCGCAATATGGCATTCTCGGCTGGTATTGGCTGCGCCTGCTGCCGATGTTCATCATCTTCTTCATCTCGGCGCTGGCCGAGACGAACCGCCCGCCCTTCGATCTGGTGGAAGCCGAGTCGGAGCTGGTCGCCGGCTTCATGATCGAATATTCGGCGACGCCCTACATGCTGTTCATGCTCGGCGAATATGTGGCGATCCTGACCATGTGCGCCTTGCTGACGATCCTCTTCTTCGGCGGCTGGCTGCCGCCGGTGAACATCGCGCCCTTCACCCTGATCCCGGGCGTCATCTGGTTCGTCCTCAAGGTCACATTCTTCTTCTTCTTCTTCGCCATGGTGAAGGCCTTCGTGCCGCGCTATCGCTACGACCAGCTCATGCGGCTCGGCTGGAAGGTGTTTCTGCCCATCTCGCTCGTCATGGTCATCGTCGTCGCCGGCATTCTGCAATTCGCCGGCTCGGCGGGCGCGAACTAA
- the nuoG gene encoding NADH-quinone oxidoreductase subunit NuoG, whose protein sequence is MTRILVDGVEVDVPAEYTLLQACEEAGAEVPRFCFHERLSIAGNCRMCLVEVKGGPPKPQASCAIAVKDLRPGPDGAPAEVFTKSPMVKKAREGVMEFLLVNHPLDCPICDQGGECDLQDQALAFGGDSSRYAENKRAVEDKYIGPLVKTAMTRCIHCTRCVRFTAEIAGTSDMGAIGRGEDMEITTYLQTAMTSELQGNVTDLCPVGALLPKPQNFRARPWEYQKTETIDVQDALGSAIRVDARGREVIRILPRLNEAVNEEWISDKTRQVVDGLKAQRLDRPYIRENGRLRPATWQEALATVAAKTKATKAEKIGALVGDLAALEEIYALKLLVEGLGSANLDARQDGAKLDPRFGRASYLFNATIAGVDEADSLLIIGSNPRKEAPVLNARIRKRWLKGDFHISLIGEKADLTYDYDYLGAGPDALARFVESAPTGSAKRLVLIGQGALARPDGRAILALAAQAAKKHGGLSEGWNGFSVLHTAASRVGALDLGFTPGQGGLDAAEIAKAGALDLVFNLGADEIAIEPGAFVVYIGTHGDKGAHRADVILPGAAYTEKFGLYVNTEGRVQEALRATFPPGDAREDWAILRALSGALGAPLPFDSQKQLRAKLGEAHPHLLRLDQIGSASAADLEAVALQPATAWKDDFAPAITDFYLTNPIARASATMAECSALALDRLKQAAE, encoded by the coding sequence ATGACCAGAATTCTCGTCGATGGCGTCGAGGTCGATGTTCCGGCCGAATATACGCTGCTGCAGGCCTGCGAGGAGGCTGGCGCCGAGGTGCCGCGCTTCTGCTTCCATGAGCGTCTGTCGATCGCCGGCAATTGCCGCATGTGCCTCGTCGAGGTGAAGGGCGGCCCGCCCAAGCCGCAGGCCTCCTGCGCCATCGCGGTCAAGGATCTGCGTCCCGGCCCAGACGGCGCGCCGGCGGAAGTCTTCACCAAATCGCCCATGGTGAAGAAGGCGCGCGAAGGCGTGATGGAGTTTTTGCTGGTCAACCATCCGCTCGACTGTCCGATCTGCGATCAGGGCGGCGAGTGCGACTTGCAGGATCAGGCGCTCGCCTTCGGCGGTGACAGCTCGCGCTATGCCGAGAACAAGCGCGCGGTCGAGGACAAATATATTGGTCCGCTCGTCAAGACGGCGATGACCCGCTGCATCCATTGCACCCGCTGCGTGCGTTTCACGGCGGAGATCGCCGGCACCAGCGACATGGGCGCGATCGGCCGCGGCGAGGATATGGAGATCACCACCTATCTGCAGACGGCGATGACGTCGGAGCTGCAGGGCAATGTGACCGATCTCTGTCCCGTCGGCGCGCTGCTGCCCAAGCCGCAGAATTTCCGCGCTCGTCCGTGGGAGTATCAGAAGACCGAAACCATCGACGTGCAGGATGCGCTGGGCTCGGCGATCCGCGTCGATGCTCGCGGCCGCGAGGTGATCCGCATTCTGCCGCGTCTCAACGAGGCGGTGAATGAGGAGTGGATTTCCGACAAGACCCGCCAGGTTGTGGATGGTCTGAAGGCGCAGCGCCTCGATCGCCCCTATATTCGCGAGAACGGCCGGCTGCGTCCCGCGACTTGGCAGGAGGCGCTCGCCACTGTCGCCGCCAAGACCAAGGCGACGAAGGCCGAGAAGATCGGCGCGCTCGTCGGCGATCTCGCCGCGCTCGAGGAGATCTACGCGCTGAAGCTCCTCGTCGAGGGGCTCGGCAGCGCTAATCTCGACGCGCGTCAGGACGGCGCCAAGCTCGATCCGCGCTTCGGACGCGCCTCCTATCTCTTCAACGCCACCATCGCCGGCGTCGACGAGGCGGATTCGCTGCTGATCATCGGCTCCAATCCGCGCAAGGAAGCGCCCGTGCTCAATGCGCGCATCCGCAAGCGCTGGCTGAAGGGCGATTTCCACATTTCGCTGATCGGCGAAAAGGCCGATCTGACCTATGATTACGATTATCTCGGCGCCGGCCCCGACGCTCTGGCGCGCTTCGTCGAAAGCGCGCCGACGGGCTCCGCCAAGCGCCTCGTGCTGATCGGGCAGGGCGCGCTGGCGCGTCCCGACGGCCGCGCCATTCTGGCGCTCGCCGCTCAGGCGGCCAAGAAGCATGGCGGATTGTCGGAAGGCTGGAACGGCTTCAGCGTGCTGCATACGGCGGCGTCCCGCGTCGGCGCGCTCGATCTCGGCTTCACGCCGGGGCAGGGCGGCCTCGATGCGGCGGAAATCGCCAAGGCCGGCGCGCTCGATCTCGTCTTCAATCTCGGCGCCGATGAGATCGCGATCGAGCCGGGCGCCTTCGTCGTCTATATCGGCACGCATGGCGACAAGGGCGCGCATCGCGCCGACGTCATTCTGCCGGGCGCGGCCTATACGGAAAAATTCGGCCTCTATGTGAACACGGAAGGCCGTGTGCAGGAGGCGCTGCGCGCGACCTTCCCGCCGGGCGACGCCCGCGAGGATTGGGCGATACTGCGCGCGCTCTCTGGCGCTCTCGGCGCGCCGCTGCCCTTCGATTCGCAAAAGCAGCTGCGCGCCAAGCTCGGCGAGGCGCATCCGCATCTTCTGCGGCTCGATCAGATCGGCTCCGCCTCGGCGGCCGATCTCGAGGCGGTGGCGCTGCAGCCGGCGACCGCGTGGAAGGACGATTTCGCGCCTGCGATCACGGATTTCTATCTCACCAATCCGATCGCGCGCGCCTCGGCCACAATGGCGGAATGTTCGGCGCTGGCGCTGGATCGACTGAAGCAAGCGGCGGAATAG
- the nuoF gene encoding NADH-quinone oxidoreductase subunit NuoF has protein sequence MLADKDRIFTNLYGIGDKSLAGARSRGAWDNTKALLELGRDKIIQEVKDSGLRGRGGAGFSTGLKWSFMPKTPDPLRPSYLVINADESEPGTCKDREIMRNDPHTLIEGALIASFAMGAHASYIYVRGEFIAERVALQKAIDEAYEARLIGKDNIHGYPFDLYVHHGAGAYICGEETALIESLEGKKGMPRLKPPFPANVGLYGCPTTVNNVESIAVTPTILRRGASWFAGIGKPNNTGTKLFSISGHVNKPCNVEEAMSIPFRELIDRHCGGVRGGSDNLLAVIPGGSSVRLVPADQIIDCPMDFDSLVKLGSGLGTAAVIVMDKSTDIIRAIARISYFYKHESCGQCTPCREGTGWMWRVVTRMAEGRAHKREIDMLFDVSKQIEGHTICALGDAAAWPIQGLINHFRGEIEKRIDRYAANPHPDPVRVAAE, from the coding sequence ATGCTCGCCGACAAAGACCGCATCTTCACAAATCTCTACGGCATAGGCGACAAGAGCCTCGCCGGAGCCCGCTCGCGCGGCGCCTGGGACAACACCAAGGCGCTGCTGGAGCTCGGCCGCGACAAGATCATTCAGGAGGTCAAGGATTCGGGGCTGCGCGGCCGCGGCGGCGCCGGCTTCTCCACCGGCCTCAAATGGTCCTTCATGCCCAAGACGCCGGATCCCTTGCGTCCGTCCTATCTCGTCATCAACGCCGACGAGTCGGAGCCGGGCACCTGCAAGGATCGCGAGATCATGCGCAATGATCCGCATACGCTGATCGAAGGCGCGCTGATCGCCTCCTTCGCCATGGGCGCACACGCCTCTTATATCTATGTGCGAGGCGAGTTCATCGCCGAGCGCGTCGCGCTGCAGAAGGCGATCGACGAGGCCTATGAGGCGCGCCTCATAGGCAAGGACAATATTCACGGCTATCCCTTCGATCTCTACGTCCATCACGGCGCCGGCGCTTACATCTGCGGCGAGGAGACGGCGCTGATCGAGAGCCTCGAGGGCAAGAAGGGCATGCCGCGCCTGAAGCCGCCGTTCCCGGCCAATGTCGGCCTCTACGGTTGCCCGACGACGGTCAATAATGTCGAATCCATCGCCGTCACGCCGACGATCCTGCGTCGCGGCGCGAGCTGGTTCGCCGGCATCGGCAAGCCCAACAACACGGGCACCAAGCTCTTCTCCATTTCCGGCCATGTGAACAAGCCGTGCAATGTGGAAGAGGCCATGTCCATTCCCTTCCGCGAGCTGATCGATCGCCATTGCGGCGGCGTGCGCGGCGGCTCGGACAATCTTCTCGCCGTCATTCCCGGCGGCTCCTCGGTGCGCCTCGTGCCGGCGGACCAGATCATCGACTGTCCGATGGATTTCGACAGCCTCGTCAAGCTCGGCTCGGGCCTCGGCACGGCGGCCGTGATCGTCATGGACAAGTCCACCGACATCATTCGCGCCATCGCCCGCATCTCTTATTTCTACAAGCATGAGAGCTGCGGCCAATGCACGCCCTGCCGTGAAGGCACGGGCTGGATGTGGCGCGTCGTCACCCGAATGGCGGAAGGCCGCGCGCACAAGCGCGAGATCGACATGCTGTTCGACGTGTCGAAGCAGATCGAGGGACACACGATCTGCGCGCTCGGCGATGCGGCGGCTTGGCCGATCCAGGGTCTCATCAATCATTTCCGTGGCGAAATCGAGAAGCGCATCGATCGTTATGCGGCTAATCCGCATCCCGATCCTGTGCGCGTGGCGGCGGAGTAA
- the nuoE gene encoding NADH-quinone oxidoreductase subunit NuoE has product MSIRRLAEEQPASFEFTPENKAWLEAQIAKYPDGRQASMVVPALWQAQKQNDYWLPQKAIEKVADTLGMPYIRVLEIATFYTMFNLEPVGKFYIQLCGTTPCMLRGSDELIAVLERRVGPQRHVTADGLFSWLEVECLGACCNAPMVQINDDYYEDLTVENFEKLLDDLAAGRPVKIGSQTGRVSSEPEGALTSLTSFYGDGAKAQAE; this is encoded by the coding sequence ATGTCCATACGTCGTCTCGCCGAAGAGCAGCCCGCGAGCTTCGAATTCACGCCCGAGAACAAGGCGTGGCTCGAGGCGCAGATCGCCAAATATCCCGACGGCCGTCAGGCCTCCATGGTCGTGCCGGCGCTGTGGCAGGCGCAGAAGCAGAACGACTATTGGCTGCCGCAGAAGGCGATCGAGAAAGTCGCGGACACGCTGGGCATGCCCTATATCCGCGTGCTCGAGATCGCGACCTTCTACACGATGTTCAATCTCGAGCCGGTCGGCAAATTCTACATCCAGCTCTGTGGCACGACGCCCTGCATGCTGCGCGGCTCCGACGAGCTGATCGCCGTGCTGGAGCGCCGCGTCGGCCCGCAGCGTCATGTGACGGCCGACGGGCTGTTCTCCTGGCTCGAGGTCGAGTGCCTCGGTGCCTGCTGCAATGCGCCGATGGTGCAGATCAATGACGACTATTACGAAGATTTGACGGTCGAGAATTTCGAGAAGCTGCTCGACGATCTCGCCGCCGGCCGGCCGGTGAAGATCGGCTCGCAGACGGGCCGCGTCTCCTCGGAGCCGGAAGGCGCGCTGACGAGCCTCACTTCTTTCTACGGCGACGGCGCCAAAGCGCAGGCGGAGTGA
- a CDS encoding NADH-quinone oxidoreductase subunit D produces MNDQSLRNFNLNFGPQHPAAHGVLRLILELDGEVVERCDPHVGFLHRGTEKLMEARTYLQNVPYFDRLDYCAPMNQEHAFCLAIEQLLEVEVPRRGQLIRVLYAEIGRLLSHLLNVTAQAMDVGALTPPLWGYEEREKLMVFYERASGARMHANYFRPGGVARDLPDRLVEDIGAFCDPFLKVLEDLDELFIGNRIFKQRNADIGVISLEDAWKFGFSGVMVRGSGAPWDLRKARPYDCYEEMEFDIPVGKNGDCYDRAVIRMEEMRQSTYIMKQCVDKLLKAENRGPVATVNNKICSPPRAEMKRSMEALIHHFKLYTEGFKVPAGEVYAAVEAPKGEFGVYLVSDGTDKPYRCKLRAPGFAHLQAMDFLCKDHLLADVSAILGSLDIVFGEVDR; encoded by the coding sequence ATGAACGACCAGAGCCTGCGAAACTTCAATCTCAACTTCGGCCCGCAGCATCCGGCGGCGCATGGCGTGCTGCGCCTGATCCTCGAGCTCGACGGCGAGGTGGTCGAGCGCTGCGATCCGCATGTCGGCTTCCTTCATCGCGGCACCGAGAAGCTGATGGAGGCGCGCACCTATCTGCAGAACGTGCCTTATTTCGATCGGCTCGACTATTGCGCGCCGATGAATCAGGAACACGCCTTCTGTCTCGCGATCGAGCAATTGCTCGAGGTCGAGGTGCCGCGTCGCGGCCAGCTGATCCGCGTGCTCTACGCCGAGATCGGCCGACTTCTCTCGCATCTCCTCAACGTCACCGCGCAAGCCATGGACGTCGGCGCGCTGACGCCGCCGCTCTGGGGCTATGAGGAGCGCGAGAAGCTCATGGTCTTCTATGAGCGGGCGAGCGGCGCGCGCATGCACGCCAATTACTTCCGTCCCGGCGGCGTCGCCCGCGATCTGCCGGATCGGCTGGTGGAGGACATCGGCGCATTCTGCGACCCGTTCCTGAAGGTCCTCGAGGATCTCGATGAGCTCTTCATCGGCAACCGCATCTTCAAGCAGCGCAACGCCGACATCGGCGTCATCTCGCTCGAGGATGCGTGGAAGTTCGGCTTCTCCGGCGTGATGGTGCGCGGCTCCGGCGCGCCCTGGGATTTGCGCAAGGCGCGTCCCTACGACTGCTACGAGGAGATGGAGTTCGACATTCCCGTCGGCAAGAATGGCGATTGCTACGACCGTGCGGTGATCCGCATGGAGGAGATGCGTCAGTCGACCTACATTATGAAGCAATGCGTCGATAAGCTGCTGAAGGCCGAGAATCGCGGCCCGGTGGCGACGGTGAACAATAAGATTTGCTCGCCGCCGCGCGCGGAGATGAAGCGCTCGATGGAAGCGCTCATCCATCACTTCAAGCTCTACACGGAAGGCTTCAAGGTGCCGGCCGGCGAGGTCTATGCGGCGGTCGAGGCCCCCAAGGGCGAGTTCGGCGTCTATCTCGTCTCCGACGGCACCGACAAGCCCTATCGCTGCAAGCTGCGCGCGCCGGGCTTCGCGCATCTGCAAGCCATGGATTTTCTCTGCAAGGACCATCTGCTCGCCGACGTCTCGGCGATCCTTGGTTCGCTCGATATCGTCTTCGGGGAGGTCGATCGCTGA
- a CDS encoding NADH-quinone oxidoreductase subunit C, translated as MSAELEKLGEKVAAALPGVVKGLKIAYGELTVEVERSRWLDAARVLRDDPEFLFVSFTDITAADYPERDLRFDVVLHLLSPKHNQRIRVKTQTDEATPVASLTGLYPGADWFERETYDLFGVLFDGHPDLRRIMTDYGFDGHPLRKDFPMSGYVEVRYDDERKRVVYEPLNLTQEYRKFDFLSPWEGVQYDLPGDEKASK; from the coding sequence ATGAGCGCGGAACTCGAAAAGCTCGGCGAGAAGGTCGCCGCGGCCCTGCCGGGCGTGGTGAAGGGCCTCAAGATCGCCTATGGCGAGCTCACCGTCGAAGTGGAGCGCTCGCGCTGGCTCGACGCCGCGCGCGTGCTGCGCGACGATCCCGAATTCCTCTTCGTCAGCTTTACCGACATCACCGCGGCCGATTACCCGGAGCGCGATCTGCGCTTCGATGTCGTGCTGCACCTCCTCTCGCCCAAGCATAATCAGCGTATCCGCGTGAAGACGCAGACCGACGAGGCGACGCCCGTCGCCTCGCTGACCGGCCTCTATCCGGGGGCCGACTGGTTCGAGCGCGAGACCTATGATCTCTTCGGCGTGCTGTTCGACGGCCATCCAGACCTTCGCCGCATCATGACCGACTACGGCTTCGACGGTCATCCGCTGCGCAAGGATTTCCCGATGTCCGGCTATGTCGAGGTGCGCTACGACGACGAGCGCAAGCGGGTCGTCTATGAGCCCCTGAACCTCACCCAAGAATATCGGAAGTTCGATTTCCTCTCGCCTTGGGAGGGCGTGCAATACGATCTCCCCGGCGACGAGAAGGCGAGCAAGTGA
- a CDS encoding NuoB/complex I 20 kDa subunit family protein, producing MGLITRQSPTLVAPSAKGLVDPRTGKPVGADDPFYLGLNDELADKGFLVTATDDLINWARTGSLMWMTFGLACCAVEMIQAAMPRYDLERFGFAPRASPRQSDVIIIAGTLTNKMAPALRKVYDQMPEPRYVISMGSCANGGGYYHYSYSVVRGCDRIIPVDIYVPGCPPSAEALVYGVLLLQKKIRRSGTIER from the coding sequence ATGGGATTGATCACTCGCCAGAGCCCGACTCTCGTCGCGCCCTCCGCCAAAGGGCTCGTCGATCCGCGCACCGGCAAGCCGGTGGGCGCCGACGATCCCTTCTATCTCGGCCTCAATGACGAGCTCGCCGACAAGGGCTTTCTCGTCACCGCGACCGACGATCTCATCAATTGGGCGCGCACCGGCTCGCTGATGTGGATGACCTTCGGCCTCGCTTGCTGCGCGGTCGAGATGATCCAGGCGGCCATGCCGCGCTATGATCTCGAGCGCTTCGGCTTCGCGCCGCGCGCCAGCCCGCGCCAGTCGGACGTCATCATCATCGCCGGCACGCTGACCAATAAGATGGCCCCGGCGCTGCGCAAGGTGTACGACCAGATGCCGGAGCCGCGCTACGTCATCTCCATGGGCTCCTGCGCCAATGGCGGCGGCTATTACCACTATTCCTATTCGGTGGTGCGCGGCTGCGATCGAATCATTCCCGTCGATATCTATGTCCCCGGCTGTCCGCCTTCCGCCGAAGCGCTCGTCTATGGCGTTCTGCTTCTGCAAAAGAAGATTCGCCGCAGCGGCACGATCGAGCGGTGA
- a CDS encoding NADH-quinone oxidoreductase subunit A gives MPSLLEQYLPLVIFIALAAIIAGALLVLPFLVAFKAPDPEKLSAYECGFNPFGDARMKFDVRFYLVALLFIVFDLEVAFLFPWAVAFKEAGSFGFWSMMFFLGVLTVGFVYEWRKGALEWD, from the coding sequence ATGCCGAGCCTGCTCGAACAATATTTGCCGCTCGTGATCTTCATCGCCCTCGCGGCGATCATCGCCGGCGCGCTGCTGGTTCTCCCCTTCCTGGTCGCCTTCAAGGCGCCGGACCCGGAGAAGCTCTCCGCCTATGAGTGCGGCTTCAATCCTTTCGGCGACGCGCGCATGAAATTCGACGTGCGCTTCTATCTCGTCGCTCTGCTCTTCATCGTCTTCGACCTCGAGGTCGCTTTTCTCTTTCCCTGGGCGGTCGCCTTCAAGGAGGCGGGCAGCTTCGGCTTCTGGTCGATGATGTTCTTCCTCGGCGTGCTGACCGTCGGCTTCGTCTATGAATGGCGCAAGGGAGCGCTCGAATGGGATTGA
- a CDS encoding ATP12 family chaperone protein, which produces MSHESENLAEGLFVPDEERNPLRNAVQRGARPELPKRFYQSASVGEADGGYAVLLDGRTVKTPARRILTTPCSPLTTALAEEWGAQGERLNPTSMPLTRLVNSAIDGVADRLEEVAADVAKYAGSDLVSYRADEPAGLAAAQAAAWDPLLAFAKQRLGAELAVTSGVMFVSQSPEATAAVAEAVRAYAGQGAEAPFRLAALHAMTTLTGSCLIALAVALGEMEVEAAWAAAHVDEDHQIEAWGADAEAMDRRERRFAEMKAAARIIELLPGDA; this is translated from the coding sequence ATGTCCCATGAAAGCGAAAATCTCGCCGAAGGCCTTTTCGTGCCCGATGAGGAGCGCAATCCGCTGCGCAATGCGGTGCAGAGGGGCGCGAGGCCGGAGCTGCCGAAGCGATTCTACCAATCGGCCAGCGTCGGCGAGGCCGATGGCGGCTACGCCGTTCTGCTCGACGGGCGGACGGTCAAGACGCCGGCGCGGCGAATATTGACGACGCCATGCTCGCCCTTGACCACGGCGCTGGCCGAGGAATGGGGGGCGCAGGGGGAAAGGCTCAATCCGACGTCGATGCCTTTGACGCGGCTGGTGAACTCGGCGATCGACGGAGTCGCCGACCGGCTCGAGGAAGTCGCCGCCGACGTCGCCAAATATGCGGGCTCCGACCTCGTGAGCTATCGCGCCGACGAGCCGGCCGGCCTAGCAGCGGCGCAGGCGGCGGCCTGGGACCCGCTGCTCGCCTTCGCCAAGCAGCGGCTCGGCGCCGAGCTCGCCGTCACCTCGGGCGTGATGTTCGTCTCGCAGTCGCCGGAGGCGACGGCGGCGGTGGCCGAGGCCGTGCGCGCCTATGCAGGGCAGGGGGCGGAGGCGCCCTTCCGCCTCGCGGCGCTGCACGCCATGACGACGCTGACCGGCTCCTGCCTCATCGCGCTCGCCGTGGCGCTGGGCGAGATGGAGGTCGAGGCCGCCTGGGCCGCCGCCCATGTCGACGAGGACCATCAGATCGAGGCCTGGGGCGCCGACGCCGAGGCCATGGACAGACGCGAGCGCCGATTCGCGGAGATGAAGGCCGCCGCCCGGATCATCGAACTCTTGCCCGGCGACGCCTGA
- a CDS encoding RluA family pseudouridine synthase — protein MTGEAAQAPQSTPVQTLIVDEDEAGLRLDRWFKRRFPALALSHLAKICRKGEVRVDGKRVDTSTRLEQNQKIRVPPLKLETVAAPAVMRARPEDARELAGMTLFEDAHLLVLNKPYGLAVQGGSGMKRHIDGMLESLAVGDKRPVLVHRLDRDTSGVLLIAKNRRMAADLGEIFRSRQAHKIYWALVEGVPKPAQGRVSLYLAKGADMADERSRRSGERRAADPADAREKMRVARHGDEGAQHSLTYYAIVDKAAPRCAWLSMKPLTGRTHQLRAHAEAIGCPIFGDPKYGHRPEDEVRRRDPMRAMPTELEPKLHLLARRLILPHPKGGTLDVTAPLPAHMKNSWAFFGFDVGQDDPILSAPDA, from the coding sequence ATGACCGGGGAGGCGGCGCAGGCGCCGCAATCGACGCCTGTGCAGACCCTGATCGTCGACGAGGACGAGGCGGGGCTGCGGCTCGACCGCTGGTTCAAAAGGCGCTTTCCGGCGCTGGCCCTGTCGCATCTCGCGAAAATCTGCCGCAAGGGCGAGGTGCGGGTGGACGGCAAGCGGGTCGATACTTCCACGCGGCTCGAGCAGAATCAGAAGATTCGCGTGCCGCCGCTCAAGCTGGAGACGGTCGCGGCGCCGGCGGTGATGCGAGCGCGGCCGGAGGACGCCCGCGAGCTCGCTGGAATGACCTTGTTCGAGGACGCGCATCTCCTCGTGCTGAACAAGCCCTATGGCCTCGCCGTGCAGGGCGGCTCGGGCATGAAGCGGCATATAGACGGAATGCTCGAATCGCTGGCGGTGGGCGACAAGCGGCCCGTGCTGGTGCATCGGCTCGATCGCGACACCTCCGGTGTGCTGCTGATCGCCAAGAACAGGCGCATGGCGGCCGATCTCGGGGAAATCTTTCGCTCGCGGCAGGCGCATAAAATCTATTGGGCGCTGGTCGAGGGCGTGCCGAAGCCGGCGCAGGGCCGCGTCTCTCTCTATCTCGCCAAGGGCGCCGATATGGCGGACGAGCGCTCCCGCCGCAGCGGCGAGCGCCGCGCGGCCGATCCCGCCGACGCAAGGGAGAAGATGCGCGTCGCCCGCCATGGGGACGAGGGCGCGCAGCATTCGCTGACCTATTACGCCATTGTCGACAAAGCGGCGCCGCGCTGCGCCTGGCTGTCCATGAAGCCCTTGACTGGCCGCACCCATCAGCTCCGCGCCCATGCGGAGGCGATCGGCTGCCCGATCTTTGGCGATCCCAAATATGGCCATAGGCCGGAGGACGAGGTGCGCCGCCGCGATCCGATGCGCGCCATGCCCACAGAGCTCGAGCCCAAGCTGCATCTTTTGGCGCGGCGGCTGATTCTGCCGCATCCCAAGGGCGGGACGCTCGACGTCACCGCGCCGCTGCCGGCGCATATGAAGAATAGCTGGGCGTTTTTCGGCTTCGATGTGGGGCAGGACGATCCCATATTGTCCGCGCCGGACGCGTGA
- the crcB gene encoding fluoride efflux transporter CrcB, whose product MRALLLIFLGSGLGGTLRHLVNSSCQRWLGAQLPWGVFLINVSGSFIMGLAAGYFAFKAGPGWPQSMRLFVTTGVLGGYTTFSAFSLDAATLIERGDTLAAGLYVGGSVGLSIAGLFLGLYLVRALT is encoded by the coding sequence ATGCGCGCGCTTCTTCTCATCTTTCTCGGGTCCGGCTTGGGCGGGACTCTGAGGCATCTCGTCAATTCCTCGTGCCAGCGCTGGCTCGGCGCGCAGCTGCCCTGGGGCGTTTTCCTCATAAATGTCAGCGGGTCCTTCATCATGGGCCTCGCCGCGGGCTATTTCGCCTTCAAGGCGGGGCCGGGTTGGCCGCAGTCGATGCGGCTCTTCGTGACCACGGGCGTGCTCGGCGGCTATACGACCTTCTCCGCCTTCTCGCTGGATGCGGCTACGCTCATCGAGCGCGGCGACACGCTCGCGGCCGGGCTCTATGTGGGCGGCTCGGTGGGCTTGTCGATCGCGGGGCTGTTCCTCGGACTTTATCTGGTGAGGGCTTTGACATGA